CGCGGCGGCGGACCCGACGAACATGATCCCGACCCCGACGACCGCGAAGAACGCGACCCCCGCTAGGCTCGCGCTCGCGCGGGTCGTTCGGATCGCGCTGGCGGCGCTGCTCGTTGCTGCGTGCTCGCGCAAGGAGGAGCCGGCGCCGTCGGTTGCGCCGTCGTCGTCGGTCGCGCCTGCACCTTCGCCTTCGGTCTCCGTGGTGCCGGTGCCCGTCGTCGCGAGCGTGCCGGACGCGGCGATCGTGCCTGCGCGGGTGGAGCCGAACGAGGCTGCGCGCGTGCACGCGAGGCGGCTCGCGGAGGTGCCGCTCACCGGCGCGGCGATGGCGACGATGAAGAAGCAGTACACGGTCATGCCGGCGGGCGTGGACGTCCAGCAGGCGCCGCTCACCGCGCGCGGGCGCATCGCGTCGCTCGTCTCGTTGACGGGGAAGCCGACGTCGGACGCGCTCCCGATCGTGATCGTCCACGACGAACGCGGCGACGTGCTCTGGTCGAAGGACGGGCCGGTCGCCGGCATCATGCCGCCGGTCGGTCCGCTCGCGATCGCGGCGGCGCCGAAGGGCCGCGTCGCGTTCGCGGCGTGCGATCCCCCGACGACGACGGTCGCGCTGCGGCTGTGGGACGACGACGGCTCGCCGTTCGCGGACTTCCAGGCGATGGCGATGGAGTCCTGCGACGCGCTCGCGCTCCTCTACTGGCCGAAGCAAGGCTGGCTCATCGTCGCCGCCCGCCCCGGCGCGACGCGCGCCCGCCTCGTGAAGGACACCGGCACGCCGGCGTGGAGCGACGCGATCGACGTCGGCGCGCGCTCGCCGGCGGACGCGATCGCGATCCCGAGCGTCGCCGCCGACACCGACGAGAGCTTCGTCCTCGTCCAGGTCGCGCAGCCCACCGCGACGCCGGGCTCGCCGTTCCACGCGCTCGCGTGGCGCTACGACAAGGAAGGCAGCCCGATCTGGAAGCAAGCGCTCGACCTCGGCGAGGCGCCGAAGGGCGCGCGCGCGGTGCTGACGGCGCGCGAAGCCGGCGTGAGCGTGAAGCTCCCCGGCCGCCCCGACATCGAGGTGAAGCCGAGCGGCGCGTTCCGCTGATCGCCTCGTGCGCTCGCCCGCCGCTCGTCTACGGCGCGGAGTCGCCGAGGCCGAGCACGTACGTGAGGTCGCGCACGACCTTGAGCTCGAGGGGGGAGAGGCGGCCGTCGGCGGACGCGGCGTCGACGAGGACGGTGACCATCTCCTGCTTCTCCTCGAGCGAGAGCTTGGCGACGATCGACTCTGCCTGGTCGAGGCCGTCGAGGTCGATCACCTTCTTCCGCATCGCCTCGTCGAGCTCGAGGCGCTTCATCAGGCGGTCGAGGAACGCGCGCTCGTTCTCGGTCATGATGCCGTCGGCGACGAGGACCTTCGACACGAGCAGGCACTTGGCGACCTTGGCATCCATCGCCGGGCAGCGTAGCACTCAACTCCCGCCCGGGGAGCCGCGACTCACGTCCGAGGAGGTGCGGTGAGCCGCGCGATCGCGACGCCCGCGGCGACGCCGACGTTGAGCGATTCGACGGCGCCGGTGCCCTTGATCGCGAGGAGCACGTCGCACTGCGCGCGGACGCGGCCGGAGAGTCCTTCGCGCTCGTTGCCGAGGACGAGCACGGAGGGGCGCGGGAAATCGTAGGTCAGCGCGTCGGCGTCGGCGTGTCCGTCGGTCCCGAGGACGGTGACGCCGCGGCGGCGGAGGCGGCCGATCGTGTCGGCGAGGTCGGTCGTGCGCGCGAGGTCGAGGTGCTCGCATCCGCCCTCCGCGACGCGGATCGCGTTCGGGTCGAGCCCCGGATGCGGGGCCGGCGCGCCGAGGATGACCGCGTCGACGCCGAAGAACGCTGCGCTCCGGAGGATCGCGCCGATGTTGTACGAGTTCCGCACGCGGTCGAGCGCGAGCGCCACGCCGCGACGCGCGGTGAGGCGATCGGCGAGCTCGAGCGGCGACAGCCACGCGCGCTCGCTCGCCTCGAGGCAGATCCCTTCGTGCTGCTTCGTGCCCGCGAGCTTCTCGATCTCGTGCTCCCGCAACAGGCCGACGTGCGTCTTGCGCTTCCCGAGCGCGTGCTCCACCGCGGCGAGGTGCTCGCGCGTGCACGCGACCCGGATCACGTCGTCCGGCCGCCGCTCCAGCACCGCGAGCGCCGCCCGATGCCCATGGATGCGCTCGCACGCGCCACCGCCTCGCGCGGTCATGCGCCGTCTCGCGCGGTCATGTCGCGGAGGCGGTCGATTTCTGCGAGGAGGGTGCGGGCGAAGTCGAGGTCCATGTGGCGGCGGTTCTTGTCGCCGACGAAGAACTCGTCGAGGTGGCCGCGCCGCTGCTGCTCGTAGGTGAGGGCCTTCACGAGCATCTGCAGCTTGTCGGCCGCCTTCACGACGCGCGCCTCGAGCGTCGTCGCCTCTTCCGCCTCTCTCCAGAGCGCGAGCTGCGCGGGCGTCAGCACCGGCGCGAGAGTGGCCTCCTCCGCGGCGGCGAGCGCGCTCCGCAGCGCCTCGCTCTTCGCCGGCATCGGGACGTCGCCGGTGAAGGCCTCCGCGACGTCGTGGACGAGCGCCATCCGGAGGACGCGCTCGCCGTCGACCGCGGTCCCGTTCGCGCGGAGGTCGTCGACGATGAGCGACGCGACGACGGCGACGCCGAACGAGTGCTCGGCGATGCTCTCGGGATCGACGACGCCGCGGAGGAGCCAGCCCGTGCGCGGGAGCGACGCGAGGCGATCGAAGAGCTGGACGAGCTCGACGGCGGACGCGGCGGACGCGGACGCGGCCGGCATCACGCGTCTTTGAACGGGAGGCCGCCGATGAAGTCGGCCTTCCCGAGCGGGACGCCGTTGTGCCGGAGGATCGCGTACGCGATCGTGAGGTGGAAGTGGAGGTTCGGGATCCCGAAGTCGTAGACGTACTCCTCGCCGAGGAGGTACTTGCCCGGCATCCACGGCAAGATGACCTTGCGCGCCTCGGCGCCCTCGAAGTCCTCGCGCGTGAAGCCGGACTGGATCTCGCGCGCGGAGCGGAGGCGGGCGCGGACCTCTTCCCAGGTCTTCTCCGTGTCGGGGTGGGAGGGGACCTCTTTGCCCGTCAGCCGCGTGCAGATGAACTTCGTCTGATCGCAGATCGACTGGAACTGACGGACGAGCGGCAGCATGTCGGGCGCGAGGCGCGCGGTGAGCATCGTGTCGGCGTCGAAGTTCTTGCTCTTGGCGAATTCGACCGTTTTGTCGATCCATCGCTCGCAGACCTCGAGCGACTTCGTGAAGCGAGGGACGGTGTGCTCGTAGAGGCTCATTCCCCTCTCACCTAACACCCCGGCGGCGGGTCGTCGATGCGCGCCACGAGGCGGTGACCGCGCGCGCCGTGCACGAGCGCGAGGCCGCCGAAGGCGAGCACGAGCACGCCGGCGGTGGCGTGCTCGAGGCCGCGCGCGACGAGCGGCGCCGACGCGAGGGCGACGAGGAACGCGGCGGCGACGAGGACGCCGCGCTCGACGAGGGGCCGCGCGCCCTGGACGCGGAGGGTGAGCTGCCGGACGCCGACGAACACGAACACGACCGAGCCGGCGAGGATCGCGGCGTGGGTGCCGAGCGCGCCGGTCTTCGTCGCGAGGGCGATCGCGAGCCCGAACGCGAGCGGCGCCGCGAACGGCAAGAGCCGCCCGCGCCTCCGCGCGACGCGCACGAAGGAGTGCACGATGCCGACGGCGGCGACGAGGGTGACGAAGGCGAGGATGGCGACGGGGAGCGAGACGGGCCCGAGGTGGACCGCGCCGATCGCGGCGGCGCCGAACAGCGCCCGCGCGGCGAGGGCGATCGTGAGGCACGCGATCGACTCGATCTGGTTGAACATCCCGAGCTGGAACACGCCCGTCTCGGCCTGCTCCCAGTACGTGACCGCGGCGGCGGCGGGGATGATCACGGCCGCGGCGACGCTCCAGTACGGCGGCGCGCCGAGGGTGACGACGGTCATGATCGCGACGTAGGACGCGTTGAGGAGGTCGAGCCCGTGATCGAGGAACTCGCCGGTCGCGGAGCACTGGTTGGTCCGTCGCGCGTGCGAGCCGTCGGCGTTGTCACACCAGAGGTACGCGTTGAGGAGGAGCGCGACGACGAAGAACGGCGCGCCGCGGTCGAGGTCGGCGGACGCCATCAGGAGCGCGAGCGCAGCGAGGCTGAGGAGGTGCCCGGCGTGGGTGATCGCGTTCGGCGACAGCCGCTCCGGAATGGCCGGGAGCACCGGCTCGACGAGGAGCCGCTTGTAGTGCGGGAGAAGCAGCGACCGATCCTGAACGGAGTACTCGAGACCCACGCGCCGCCCTCTTTCAAGATACATGCGCACGCCCTCGCAGCCATCCAGCCGGGTTTCGCCGCACGTTTCACACCGCTTTCACATCACCGCGCACCCGCCGCCGCGCCGCGGCGCGAACCCTTCGCGCTGACTCACCTCGCGCCTCGAGCGCAGCGCGGCGAGGGTGGCGACGCGGCGACGCGGCGGCGCGGCGGCTATATGTGCTTTTTATTTGGCGTGCACGACTCTCCAGTCCGCCGTAACGCCTTCGGTATGCGGCGTCGCGAGGATCTGCCTTTTCGCTCCGCATCGCGCTCGCATCCCAGCCAAAGATCCGATCCCGAGTCCACCACCCAACGCCGGCGCGATCGCTTCGGGCGGGGGGCGGGGTGCACGCGGGGAGGGGAGGGATGGGCGCGGGGATGCGCCGTGGCCTCGTAGGTGAGGAGGCGGTGGCAGCGCCGCACGGAAGGACGCTGTAGGTGGGAATGAGGGTAGTGCAACGCCTAAAGAAGAATGCTCGCTTCGTGCGAGGGGCGTTATCGCTTGCGGTCGGGGACGGGGACGTCGACTTGCGTGCGGCCGCTGTCCGGGGGCTTCGTGTCGGTCTTCTTCGCGGGCGCGGGCGCAGGTGCGGGCGCGGGGGCTGGCTTGGGGGGGACGCTTGCTCTCGAAGGGAGAGGGATGCGCGAGGGGAGCGGGATCGGGGCGCGCTTCGGGCGGGAGACCGTGGAAGCGGGCTTCGAGGGGACGATCGACGGGGAGGGCGCCGGGGCCTTCGACGGCATCTTGGCCGGGGGGAGCGACGGGCTCTTCGGCGGCGGCGGGAAGCTCGGGCTCGGGTTGATCATCGTGCGCTCGAGATCGACCGCGCTCGCGTCGACGGGGGCGGCGGTGATGTCGGTCGGCGGATCCGTGCGCGTCGCGACCTGCATGCCGACCTCCGTGCGCGAGGGCGGCGGCGGGACGTCGGACTCGATCGCGGCGGGGCCGAGGCGTCGCGACGGCGGAGGAGGGAGCACGGACGGCGGCGCTCCGCGGCGCGAGGGGGGAGGCGGCGGCGGGACGGAGGGCGTCGACGCGCCGCTCGAGCCGAAGCGCGGCGTCACGGGGGCGACGGACGCGGACGGCCCCGCGGTGGGGATCCCGTCGCGCGGCGTGAGCGGGCCCGGCGGCAACGCGCCGGAGCTCGGCGCCATCATCGTCGCCGCGAGGCTCTGCGGGCTCGTGACCGGGCTCGACGTGATCGGGCTCGAGATCGGGCTCGAGATCGGGCCCGGGCTCGACGTCGGGACCGGGCTCGAGGGCGAGACCATCGTCGCCGCGAGGCTCTGCGGGGTCGCGCGCGCGCTCGGGCTCGAGGGGGTCACCATCGTCGAGGCGAGGTTCTGCGAGCTCGTGCCGGCGCTCGCGAGCGTGGAGGCGAAGTTGGGTTTGCTCGAGCTGCCGGGGCTCACGCTCGTGTCGGGGGGCGTCACGGCGGGGACGCCGTCGCGCGGGGTGGCGCTCCCGGGCACGTTGTGCATGACGGCCGTCGTCTCGCGTGAGTCGCGGCGGACCTCGGGGCCGGGTGGTCGTTGCAGCGCGTGCGCGGACGAGGCGATCGTGGCGGCGCGGCCCATCGCCGACGTGATCGCGGGCTTGAGCCAGCCGCCTTGGCGCTTCTGCTCGCCGGGGAACAGCGTGTCGACGAGCTGCGCGAGGCGGCCCGAGACGTCCTGCGGCGACGAGCGCTGGTAGACCCACGCGTCGAGCTCGCGCGCGAGGTACGTCGCGGTCGGGTAGCGGTGATCGCGGTTGCGCTCGAGCGCGGTCTTCGTGATGCGCGCGAGCTCCTCGGGGAGATCGGGCGCGACGCTGCGGATGTCCGGGATCGGGCCGAGCTGCACCGCGCGCACCGTCTCGATGTCGGTGTCGCGGCGGAAGAGGCGCTTGCCGGTGAGGAGCTCCCAGAGGGTCGTGCCGAGCGAGAAGATGTCGCTCCGGCGATCGACCGGGATCTGCATGATCTGCTCGGGCGAGAGGTACGAGAGCTTGCCCGCGACCATCTGCTGCGAGCTCGAGGTGTCGCCCGTCGTCACCTTCGCGAGGCCGAAGTCGAAGAGCTTCACCTCGCCGCGGAACGTCGCGAAGATGTTCGCGGGGTTCACGTCGCGGTGGACGAGGTTCAGCGGGCGGCCCGCCGCGTCGGTGAGGTCGTGCGCGTACGAGAGCGCGTCCGCGACGCGCGCGACGGCCCAGGCCGCGATCTCGGGGCTGAGGCGGACGCCGCGCGTCGCGATCGTGTCGTGGACGACGGCGAAGGTCTTCCCGAGCATCAGCTCCATCGCGATGTAGTCCTGCTGTTCGTCGGTCCCGACCTCCAGCGTGCGGACGATGTTCGGATGCACGAGGCGCTGAATGAGCTTCCCCTCTTCGAGGAACATCTTCACGAGACGATCGTCCATCGACGCGTCGTGACGCGCGATCTTGAGCGCGACGACGTTCGGCTGATCCGACGGCGAGTCGATGTGGCGGCCGAGGTACACCGCGCTCATGCCGCCGCCTGCGATCTTGGCAACGACCTCCCACTGCCCGAGCCGCGTCGGGCGATACGGGCCGGATGCCCGTGAAGGAGGGAGCGCCATGCCAGAAGGCATTGTGCCAAGGGTGGCCAGGAAAGGTCTAGAATCACCGCTTCGGAATGGACAATCTCGCCGTTGCCCGGGCCCTCACGGACCTCGCCGACCTCCACGAGCTCGGCGGGACCCTGCCGTTCAAGGTCCGGGCCTTCCGCACCGCCGCCCGCGCGATCGAGGGCTACGGCGGCAGCATCGCCGACCTCGTCGAGAAAGACGCCCTCGCCGAGGTCCGCGGCGTGGGCGACGGCGTGGCGCGGCGCATCAAAGAGCTCTTCGAGACGGGGCGCATCACCGAGGCGGAGGAGCTCCGCGCGAAGCTGCCGCCGGGGCTGCTCGACTTGATGAACCTCCCCGGGATCGGGCTCAAGACCGCGCAGCAGGTCTGGAAAGAGCGCGGCGTCACGTCGGTCGACGAGCTGGAGGCGGCGGCGAAGGAGGGGAGGCTCCGCGACCTGCCGCGGTTCGGCGAGAAGAAGGAGGAGAAGCTCGTCGCGAGCATCGCGGCGTGGCGCAAGCGCGCGGCGGCGCCGAAGCGGCGGCCGCTCGCGGAGGCGATGCGCGCGGCGGAGGGGATCGTCCTGCGCATGAAGACGGTGGGCGGCGTGCTCGCCTGCGAATACGCGGGGAGCCTGCGGCGGCGCGCGGAGACGGTGGGGGACCTCGACATCCTGGTCGCGGCGGAGGCTTCGTCGGCGGCGGCGATCATGGACGCGTTCGTCGACATGCCGGGCGTCGCGGAGGTGCTCGGCAAGGGCGACACGAAGAGCAGCGTGCAGCTCGCGGAGAGCGCGGGCGGCATGCAGGCCGACCTCCGCGTGG
The sequence above is a segment of the Labilithrix sp. genome. Coding sequences within it:
- a CDS encoding DUF1993 domain-containing protein is translated as MSLYEHTVPRFTKSLEVCERWIDKTVEFAKSKNFDADTMLTARLAPDMLPLVRQFQSICDQTKFICTRLTGKEVPSHPDTEKTWEEVRARLRSAREIQSGFTREDFEGAEARKVILPWMPGKYLLGEEYVYDFGIPNLHFHLTIAYAILRHNGVPLGKADFIGGLPFKDA
- a CDS encoding TerB family tellurite resistance protein — protein: MDAKVAKCLLVSKVLVADGIMTENERAFLDRLMKRLELDEAMRKKVIDLDGLDQAESIVAKLSLEEKQEMVTVLVDAASADGRLSPLELKVVRDLTYVLGLGDSAP
- a CDS encoding RNA methyltransferase, with amino-acid sequence MTARGGGACERIHGHRAALAVLERRPDDVIRVACTREHLAAVEHALGKRKTHVGLLREHEIEKLAGTKQHEGICLEASERAWLSPLELADRLTARRGVALALDRVRNSYNIGAILRSAAFFGVDAVILGAPAPHPGLDPNAIRVAEGGCEHLDLARTTDLADTIGRLRRRGVTVLGTDGHADADALTYDFPRPSVLVLGNEREGLSGRVRAQCDVLLAIKGTGAVESLNVGVAAGVAIARLTAPPRT
- a CDS encoding CDP-alcohol phosphatidyltransferase family protein, whose amino-acid sequence is MGLEYSVQDRSLLLPHYKRLLVEPVLPAIPERLSPNAITHAGHLLSLAALALLMASADLDRGAPFFVVALLLNAYLWCDNADGSHARRTNQCSATGEFLDHGLDLLNASYVAIMTVVTLGAPPYWSVAAAVIIPAAAAVTYWEQAETGVFQLGMFNQIESIACLTIALAARALFGAAAIGAVHLGPVSLPVAILAFVTLVAAVGIVHSFVRVARRRGRLLPFAAPLAFGLAIALATKTGALGTHAAILAGSVVFVFVGVRQLTLRVQGARPLVERGVLVAAAFLVALASAPLVARGLEHATAGVLVLAFGGLALVHGARGHRLVARIDDPPPGC
- a CDS encoding protein kinase; protein product: MSAVYLGRHIDSPSDQPNVVALKIARHDASMDDRLVKMFLEEGKLIQRLVHPNIVRTLEVGTDEQQDYIAMELMLGKTFAVVHDTIATRGVRLSPEIAAWAVARVADALSYAHDLTDAAGRPLNLVHRDVNPANIFATFRGEVKLFDFGLAKVTTGDTSSSQQMVAGKLSYLSPEQIMQIPVDRRSDIFSLGTTLWELLTGKRLFRRDTDIETVRAVQLGPIPDIRSVAPDLPEELARITKTALERNRDHRYPTATYLARELDAWVYQRSSPQDVSGRLAQLVDTLFPGEQKRQGGWLKPAITSAMGRAATIASSAHALQRPPGPEVRRDSRETTAVMHNVPGSATPRDGVPAVTPPDTSVSPGSSSKPNFASTLASAGTSSQNLASTMVTPSSPSARATPQSLAATMVSPSSPVPTSSPGPISSPISSPITSSPVTSPQSLAATMMAPSSGALPPGPLTPRDGIPTAGPSASVAPVTPRFGSSGASTPSVPPPPPPSRRGAPPSVLPPPPSRRLGPAAIESDVPPPPSRTEVGMQVATRTDPPTDITAAPVDASAVDLERTMINPSPSFPPPPKSPSLPPAKMPSKAPAPSPSIVPSKPASTVSRPKRAPIPLPSRIPLPSRASVPPKPAPAPAPAPAPAKKTDTKPPDSGRTQVDVPVPDRKR
- a CDS encoding HD family hydrolase, with the translated sequence MPAASASAASAVELVQLFDRLASLPRTGWLLRGVVDPESIAEHSFGVAVVASLIVDDLRANGTAVDGERVLRMALVHDVAEAFTGDVPMPAKSEALRSALAAAEEATLAPVLTPAQLALWREAEEATTLEARVVKAADKLQMLVKALTYEQQRRGHLDEFFVGDKNRRHMDLDFARTLLAEIDRLRDMTARDGA